In Oryza sativa Japonica Group chromosome 1, ASM3414082v1, the genomic stretch acaacggtacaaatttagggaccggtgatggaatTTACTCATTTTTTAATGTTGTGCACTTTTAGAACGTTACGTTTAAAGAATAACAAgacaaaattattaaaaaaaaaaggattttctCGATTTTTATAGTCATGTGGAGGCAGGGGCGAGTGCAAACTCACCGACAAAAACTTCATTAAATTTATATGTTAATTTATATGTTATTGAATAAATTGATGATGAAATTTATATAACAAATACTATAAGTATAGTTTGCTTGGGCTCAAAAAATCTTCTAGCTCCGCCAGGagagataaaataaaaatactccatccatccaaaagGCTCGAAAAATTAGCTCCGCCGGGAGAGATAAAATGAAAAAACTCCCTCCAAAAGTCTAAGACCTGTTTCTTTTGGCACCAAGATCAAAGAGTAATTAATTCATTTACAATGTGACAAAACCAATAAACATACAACCAATAAGTAATAAAATGGTTTATTGGGTTccgatcaacaatttaatttaacaCATAATAACTATAAATAGGACTTAAACTtttggaaaaacaaaaaaatggaataagtcttagacttttggaagaagggagtaagtagtttaattaatttggtttCATTGGAATTTGGAATTTGTGCGCATATATCCGATTTCCAACTTATGTCTATGAATTCAATGTCTCGCTGCTTTAAATTAAAGGTCATAGTTTGATAATTTCAGGCATTAAATAGATAAAGAAATTAAGTGTACTTATCATACcatatcatttactccctccattccatattgATTACCATATAACTTTTTCACCAagacaaaaaaatattaactTTCCTGCATTTCACTTAATGTGAGTATGTGGTAGGGAAAAATCAATAAACATGCACACTTTAACTCCTCTTAGGCCCCATACATAATAGCAGGTCCAGTTATAAACACATTTCGAGGAGATAaaagagaatagagaagagcagcgagctacaaatttgtagccagctatagcacaGACTCCAGACTCCAAGatacatgtgtgtatgacaggtgcgACCAAGTATGAATTGTGTAGTAATGTTTATAGGTAagtattatatgaattggctactaaattgactatagatgatttggagtcaGTAGTTGGTTATACtggtattaaacttgctctatgAAACGATAGCTTTACTACCTTGAATTcctacatacatgcatgcatactcAATTTTTATGCTTAAATGCAATAATATTACACGTCGAACGAAGGGCTATGAttacatgatgatcaatttaaaaattttaatttgtgTTAAATGATGATCAATATGAAACGTACGGAGTATTTCGTACTGGCTGGTCCATTATGCGGCAAAGCCGCATCTAttttctactacctccgtttcagattataaaactttctagtattatccatatttatatagatgttaatgaatatagacacacatatatgtttagattcattaacatatatatgaatattgataatgctagaaagtcttataatatgatacggaggaagtagtaatctCCTAGTGCAGATCGCCTCTGAAGATAACAGAGTAATGCACTAATGTGTGCTAGACAAAGCACGTTCGCCCAAGTCTATCAAGCTTAATTTCTCCCCGTTTGCTGGCGCATCTCCTATTACTCTGTCCTCACCTTGCCGATCCTGAGGAAGATTGGGTACCTCACCGTCTTCACCTCCACCCTGTCGCCGCCCCACGCGTCGGCGAACCCGCGCACCGTCGCCTCGTCGAGCAGCTCGACGCCTTTCTCCTTGGCCGTCTGGTACGCCGACCACGACGTGATGTAGGCGAGGTAGCCGTCGAGGTCCATGCGCCGCTCCGTCGAGAACTCGAACGGGCCCGTGtgcgcctcgccgtcgacgggGTCGAAGGGGAAGTCCACGCCGCTGTACCGGTCGTCGACCAGCCGCCGGTTGGGCGCCCAGTACGGCTGCGACCCGTTGTAGAGGCGCCAGAAGGCGTCGtccacggcggcgtcgacgcaGGGCTCGGTGTAGCACCAGGCCGCGAGCACCCCCGCCGcctgctgcggctgcggcgcgcgCAGGACGGAGCGGACCTGCGCGTAGAAGCGCGGCAGGTCGAGCCAGTGGAAGGCCTGCGCCACGGTGACGAGGTCGACGGAgcccggcggcgcgacggcggcgtggatgCCGTCGAGGGGGAGGTCCGGCGGCGTGTGGACGTAGCGCACGttggggaggcgcggcgcgtaGGACAGCTGCTGCGCGCTCGTGTCCGTGCCCACCACGTCCTTGTACAGCTTCGCCAGCTGCACGCACAAACAAACACACCACGAAGAACAGTCAAAATTATGTCGATTTTGTCAATCATAacgattaaaaaaatatgcgaGAAATTACACTTAAATTACAGTTAGTCAACTAAGACCGAGATTAACATTGAAAATAgttatatttatggcgccatattttttacttaaaaaatatagtcGGCATGTAGTATTTAACAGCAAGCAAGCAAGGGAGGCTCACCGGCGGGATGGCCTGGCCGCTGCCGGTGCCGACGTCCCAAGCAAGGTCGTGACGGGCCGTCTTAGAGGCGATGAAGTCGAAGAGCTCCGGTGGGTAggccggccgcgtcgccgcgtACTGCTTCGCCTGCTTCAGGAACAGGTTCGCCATCTCTCCGGCCTCTCTTGTCTCTTGTGTGGCTCTCGATCGCTGACTCCCCGTGTGTTTGGGTTTCTCACTCTCGATCTGACTTGCCAATTGGTCGTCTTTTGATCAACCGGTTGTGTTGAATGAATTGCAGCGAATTAACAGAGGAAAGCGCCCGCGTATTTATAGGCACGTAGCAAAAGAAACCATCGACAGCAACGACGGTGGTGGTGTGCTAGCTGCTGGTTCTTCGCAAGTTCCTCGGTAcgtactctctctgttttttaaaaaaataaaccctgaatttccgtgtctaacgattaaccgtccgtcttatttaaattttttttataattagtatttttattattgttagatgataaaacatgattaatgctttatacgtgacttgtctttttaattttttttaaataagatggattgttaaacgttggacacagaaacctAGGGCTTCAGGGCTTGACTTTTTAACGTCTCGCCTGCTGCCGGATCGAGCCAGGCACTTTCTGGTGATGGTAATTTGGAAACTGGTGATGATTGACGAGATCACAAAACCAATGCTTCCTTCCCAAGACAAACGTCAACATAGTATTGGCACAGGCACAATATGCACGTGAATGAAAGGGTCACAAACGTGCTGCTTCCTTCCATGAAGATGCCAAAGTTATCGGAGGCCAAGTTTGGTTGCAGCTGCAGCAAGTACGCTCAACAAATTTGTCTTTCTTAATTTGATCGATTAGTCAGCTCGACAGTGAACCGTACGTGCACCTCTTCGCTACGAAAGTACACGGGCGAAAATAGTCCTGGTCTTTTGGCTGATCGAATCACTCTCCAGCCGATGGGCACTGCGGTGCCATTGACAGCAGGAGACTCAAGCGATGATCGAGACGACTTGCTTAGGGCTTAGGCTGCTTTCGGCAGCGAGCTTTCCCAACTTATAACTCCCGCAcacacacgcttttcaaactgctaaataaatagtatatgattttaaaaaaaaattataagaaaattgcttttaaaaaatatatttatctatttttaagttaattttaaataatacttaattaatcatgcgttaataaACTGTTTCATTTTTCGTGCCCAAGGAGAAGGTTCCCAATCCTTCCTAGACTGGCCTATCACCGGTCAGCACCGAAAGGCGGGCTCATGAAAAGGGCATGCACACAAGCGTTCCTTTAAATATTTTAAGTctattaagtactccctccagctGACAATATTTACCGTTTTGACAATAAAACGACAATAACCGCTTTTTTACCacaatctctactacttaaaaaaaataaaaaaaataagagatgtttccttcgtccgtcaaaacaaaataaatagcgaaaaaataaaaaaaaagtccgactcttgtcaaaacaaaataaatagcaaaaaaaataaaaaaaagtccgactccctctcagaaacgaaaaaaaagtccgacacTAGATCCGATTCCCCCTTAAAAAGGGAAAATACACACCACTCCTCTCGGTCTCGGTTTGAGTCCGAGATCCCATGCACACTCCTCTCGGTTTCGATCTATACCATGATATCCCATACatcttggtgaaaaaaattgatgtgccggattgaagatttgtttgcaaaaacggaacctacatgtcgagagcattccatttttatatgattttaatttttgggtttgtactTTTCTATTTGAGtctatgtaatttttatatttacatttgagtccctataatcttgcaataagaTACTTGAGGTCttgttttaagaaaaaataataaaagagagagaacaagggcataaaggtgcataaaaagaaaaagcaaaactgcaaaaaaagaaaaaaaaggaaaaaaaagaaaaacaacaataataaaattttgTTTCCCCTAAGTGGCGAAAAAAACATAGATCCAATTCCTATAAAggtcaaaaaaaaagtggtgaaaaatAAAGGCCAGATCCGATTCCTTTAAAACGGAAAAATAAAGTCTGATTCCtataaaggagaaaaaaaatctgaaaaatcaTCTTAAAAAAGTTCGTCTGATTCCCTAAGAAATGGCGAAAAAAAtggttcgtaaaaaataaaaagctggttcatacaaaataaaaaatgcatgcgagaaaaaaatggaaagggcGAAACAAATTCTGATTTCTAAtcagtatatatctcttctctatctctaatctaatctaactatttaaaaagagataatgcacgagaaaaataaaaatggttcAAAAAAATGCGTgagaaaaaagcgcaaaaaatgctaaaaaggttttccatcttccataaaaaaaacgTGCGAGAAATATTATTTCCATCGttggtaaattttttttaaaaaaaaacatgcaaggaaaaaattgtaagaaaaaatgcaccatttctaaaaaatgatttgaaaaatctgcgcaagaaaaaaacaccgtttattAAAAAGCAAATCGCTCtgaaaaaactgtcagaaaaaaacgctaaattgatggatgcttgagtcggataggatccatcgatttttttgCCATCTATTACACGGCTTTTAT encodes the following:
- the LOC107278642 gene encoding uncharacterized protein — encoded protein: MANLFLKQAKQYAATRPAYPPELFDFIASKTARHDLAWDVGTGSGQAIPPLAKLYKDVVGTDTSAQQLSYAPRLPNVRYVHTPPDLPLDGIHAAVAPPGSVDLVTVAQAFHWLDLPRFYAQVRSVLRAPQPQQAAGVLAAWCYTEPCVDAAVDDAFWRLYNGSQPYWAPNRRLVDDRYSGVDFPFDPVDGEAHTGPFEFSTERRMDLDGYLAYITSWSAYQTAKEKGVELLDEATVRGFADAWGGDRVEVKTVRYPIFLRIGKVRTE